TGGTCGCCACGGCCCAGGGCATTGTGCGCCTGGAGAGCGACGTGGCCCTGCGCATCATCCGTATGCCCGAGGGCCGCGACCCCGACGAGGTGATCCGCGCCGACCCGAAACTGTGGCAGCGCCTGGTGGCCGAGGCCGCGCCGGTGATGGAGTTCTATCTGAGCGCCTACACCGCCGGTCTCGACCTCAGCCGCCCCGAGGAGCAACGGCTGGCCCTCGACCGGCTGTTGCCGCTGGTGGCTGAACTCGACGCGACCCAGCAGCGGGTCTATCTGTCGCGCCTGGAACAGGTGATCGGCGTCCGCGCTGAACTGATCCTCGACCTGCTGCGCGGCAACCCGGCTGCGCGCCGGCCAGTCCTCCGCGAGGGCAAAGGCCGCTCCCGGCTCGACGAGAAGCGCCCCGCCGCCCCGCCGCCCCCCGACGAGGCTCCCCACCCTGCCGGGGACGGCGCCGCGCCCGCCGCTTCCCCGCACCCTGCCCTTGACGCCCGGCGAGCCACCGAAGCCTATCTGCTGGCCCTGGCCCTCTACCATCCAAGCGTGGACGCCGCGGTGGAAGCCTATCTCGAAGCCGGTCTGGCGCGCCATCCCTCGATGCGCGGTCTCTTTGGAGGCGGGCTTGAAGATCTGCTGGAAGAGCCGTTGCACCGGGAACTCTGGCGCCACTTCACAACCCTGCCGCCAGCGTGGCGTCCCGCCACCCCGGAGGAGGTGCAAGCCTGGGCTGAGGGACAGGACGAACCTTTCCGGGAAACGGCGCTGCGGCTGCTCGCCGTGGCCGGGCAACGCCCCCAGACGCTGCGCTACCGCCACGAGGCCGAGGCGTGCGCCCGCAAGTTGCGCCTGGGCCAGATTGAGGCGCGCATCAGCCGGCTCAAGGAGCGGGAGCAGGCCATCGAGGACGCCGAGGAGTTCGAGCACATTGCGCGCATGCAGGCCAGCCTGGCCCTGTACCGCGCCACCGTTCAGCGCCCGCGGCGCAGCAGCACCTTTCCCGACGCCCGCGACACTCTGGGGGAGGAGTGAGTTTACCCTTCTCCCAGCAACGGCTCCGCCAGGCGCAGGGCCATCTTGAGGTAGAAGGGCAGCATCAACTCCATCTCCCACTTCAGCTCGATATTGGGCAGCACCACGCCGTAGTAGGTGCTGGCGTGATGCAGGGCGGCCAGGGGCTGGGCCAGTTCAAATGCCGCCACCAGGTCGCGGTCGGGGAACGCGGCGGCCCAGGGGCGCAGGTAGGCGTCGCGCAAACGCTCGCGCACGCCGGGCAGGCGGGGGAAGAAGTCTTCGATTTCCACCAGGAAGAGCAGCGGGCTGAAGAAGGGGTGGCTGATCGAGCTATCGGACCAGTCGAGGAAGGCGAAGCCCGCGCCGGTCACCACCACCTGCCCGGCCCAGAAGTCGCCGTGCTCGAGGGTCGCGGGCAGGCCATAGGCGGCGAGGCGCGCAGTCAGGGCTTCCAGACGGGCGGCCAGGCCATGCAGGCGGCGGCGCTCATCGGCCGAGAGACCGGCGGGGCTGGCGGGCATGGCCGCGGCGGGATCGGCCAGTAACGGCGCCAGGCGCGCGGCGAGGGTGGCGAGGGGCCGTTCAGGAACCCCGGCGGCGCGCAGGACCGGCAGCCGTGCGGCGCTGGCGATCTGCACCTCGGCGAAGCCGGCGAGCGCCCGTTCCCACAGCTCCACATCATCGCAGCGCGTATCGAGAGTTGGCCCCCGCAATTCGCGCATGAGCAGCCAGCCGCGGGCGGGATCCACTGCCACCGGCCGGGGAAACCGGTCGGGGTCAGCGGCGGCCAGCGCCGCTGTCAGAGCCGGTTCGTGGGCGAAGATCGGCGGCACGGCTTTGAGGTACACCGGGCCTTCTCCGGTCGGCAGGCGCAGGATCGCCGAACGCTGCCACGAGCGCAACTGCTCCGCCGGTCCCGTTGGCGGCATGCCTGCGCTGGTCAACTGTGCGGCGGCCCAGCGGGTCGCGGCTTCGTGCCAGCCCGGCAGATACCAGGGCGCGCGTTGCCGGGGCGCGCCCGCGTACCAGGTGAACCACTCGGTGAGGGGGCGACGGTGGCCTTCCACCTCCAGCGGCAGGATGCCGATCTCCTCGCGGGCCACCCAGCGCCCCCCCGGCGGCGGGCGCCAGGAGGGATCGCGAGGGACCGCTGCGTAGAGCTTTGAGACCACCTCCGCCTCGCGCTGATAATCAATCGCCAGGCAGCGCAGCGTGGTCGCGGAGAGTCCCAGCACCTCGCGCAGCCCCTGGTTGACGGGGGCTACGTCTTGCCAGACCCGGCGCTCGCCCTGGGCAAAGTATGGCAGACGCCAGCCCTCCACGCCCGGCAGGAGGAGCAACCTGTCATCCTGAGGGTGAATGACCGCCACGTGGTACTCGTAGCGTACCGGCAGCGCGCGTGTGGGCATAGTAGTCGCTTTTCGGCTCCCTCCGGCGCGTCCCGACGCCCTGTTGCGAACCGACTGCAACTGGCGCGGCTTTCATTATGGTACCATACACCTGAAACGTAGATGGCGCCTGTCCCTTCATCGGAGCTCCCTATGCCTGCCGCGTCTACTGTCACACCGCCTGCCCCTCGCGAGCGGGGCCTGGGCTACGCTCTGGCGGGCGGCCTGGCGATCACCGCCATCGCCGTGGTAATAGGGGGACTACTCTTTGGATGGCTGTTGCTGGCCACACGCGGCCCGAGCGCCCCGGAACTGCTCCCTGGCGACGTGCAACTCTATGCCGCCACGACTCCAAATATCGGCGGCGTGGTCGAAGTCGCCCAACTCCGCAGCGTTCTCCAGGACGGGCTTGGCGTGCCCGAACCCGCCGCCCTGATCGCGCCGATCGAAACCCTGCTCGGAGTAAGCGTGCGCGAGCACATTGCGCCCTGGCTGGGCAGCGAAGTCGCCGTGGCGGTGCGCGGCGCCGACCCGGCGCGCCTCCGCGGCGCCGATCCCGGCGCGTCCTTGTTAGAGCACGCTGAGGTGCTGTTCCTCTTCGCATCCAAGAACGACCCCCAGGCCCTGGCCTTCCTCGAGAGGCACCGCGCCGCCCGCGAAGCGCGCGGCGAAACCATCGCCGCCCTCGAGCGGCAAGGGGCAACGATCTACTACGCCGAAGGCGGCGCGTCCCGCCCCATCGCTGTCTTCGCCCTCATCCACCACTATGTGGTCTTTTCCAACAGCCTGACCGCGGTGGAACATCTTGCCGTAGCCGGTGGGGAGTCGACAGCGACCCTGGCGCACAACCCCGCCTTTACGCGCTTCCAGGCCCGGAGAGAAGCGGCCGGGGCGATCTACACCGACGGGAGTCCCGCTGCCGAGGCCGTCCGGGCGGCCCTGCGCGACGTGCTCATGGGCCTGGCATGAACGCGCACCTCTCCGCGCCTTTGCCATTCAGGGTGCAGCGCACCGCGCAGCCTGACGGTCGTTAGCGCGGCGCTTCCAGGAGAACCTTCGTCCATCACTCGGACGGTTCTCCGGCCACTGGCGGCGGCTTGCTGGCGGCAGCCACGATCCGTTGCAGATACTGCTGCCAGTTGGCCTGATTGGCGCGGGTGATCCGGCGCACAGCCTCAATGTCGCCGCGTTCGCCGGCCTCGTAAGCTGCCGCCAGCGACTCCTGAAAGGTGCGGGCAAGGTCGGCCACGGCCCGCCGCAACTCGCTATTCATCTGCCGCTGGCGCTCCAGTTGCTCCTGCAGCCAGGCGTTGAGGCGTTCCAGTTCGGCGATGCGTTCTTCGGGAGACATCTCTATGGCGCTCCTATGATATGGTCCATACCTGCATTGCCGTCCTGGAGGGACAAAGGGAGGCATAGTCCTCCGCACCCTCGCCAAACGGTGGGAGGAGGGTGGGGAAACCAGGTTTCCCCACGACCCTGCCGCGGTAGCGTCATCCTCCAGGTTGCGCGCAGGGTTCGGGAGGGCGTAGTCCTTCCAGACCGTAACCGGATAACCGGGTTATCCGGACGGGCGCTAAACAAAAGCGCCCCGCCTGCCGGACTCAGGAAGGGCGCGCCGTGCGTGGCGGGGAGAGCGAGATTCGAACTCGCGAGGGCTTTTTACACCCTACTCGTTTTCGAGACGAGCACGTTCAACCACTCCGTCATCTCCCCGTATACCACCGTTCATTATACGCCGTCGCGAGGTTGCGTCAAGACACCCGGTTTAGCAAGGCTTATGCAACGTCTTCGGGGCAAGCCCCAAAACCTGGTTGGTTCGAGGGTTTTGGCGGCGCGGCCGCCAAAACCCTCGAGCAGCAGCTGGACCGACCCACGGCCCAGCCCTGGAGACGCAGACGTCGCACAGGCCCTATGCCGGCACGAACGAGGGCGGAGAACTCGGGTTTTGGCTGCATCCCTCCGCACGCCCCGTCGAAACTTCATCTCGTTGTCATGTCAGGGCGCTGAGGGAGACGGCTGCGCATCGGGCCGCGCGGGCGGCGTGACTACTGTCGAGGTCTCGCCCATCTGGTTGAGCAACAAAGTTAGATCGGTATTCGGATCGATAAACCAGATGTTGCCATTATCCAGCATCTGGACCATCAGTTCGCGTTTGCGCAACTCGAACAATTCAGGATTCTCGCGCCAGTAGCGCCCCTCAATGGCCCGCACCTGGGCCTCGCGATTGGCCGCTTCCAGAGCCGCCGCAGTCTTGCCGCGTTCGCGGGTCAGAGCGACCTGGGCCTCCTGCTCGGCCTGGAACAGATTATTGGCCTGCTGGGCCTCGATCTGCTCCCGCCGCTTCTGCTCGGTTTCGATCTGCACCTCCAGATTAGCCTTCTCGGCCAGCAGGCGCGCATACTCTTCGCCAACCTTGATATCGAGCACTTTCACATCGTAGATCTGAATGTAGAGTTGCTCGCTGGGGCTGCGCCGGCCAGCTTCACCCGTCGTCAAAAACTGGCGAATGCGGGCGGCGAAACCGCCTCGATCAGAGAGGGCCTGGTCGAGGGTAAACTGCGTGCTGGCGCTCTTGAGCGCATCGTTGATATAACCATCGAGCGGCACAATTAACTGCTCATCGAGCACGCCGATCTCGCCGTAACTGGCCCGTAACGCATCAGGACTGGTGAGCCGGCTGTAGTCCACCTGAATGTCAATGTCGTAGAGTTGTTTGTCACTGCTGGCAACGTTCTGTGAGATGGTGCGGGTCTGCCGGCGGACATTCACGACCTCGATTGTCGTGAAGGGAGCGAAGGGCCGGAAAAAGATCCCCGGCTCTTGAATGCCCTCAACACGACCCTGGGTCACAATGATGCCCCGTTCGCCTTCGTTGATCTGCGCAAATTTCATGGTGGAGAGACCAAGCCCCGCCACAATCAGGATGAGCAGCAACACACCGACCAGACCCGTCCATGCGCGCGAACCGCGCGCTCCACCCTGCTTTGCGCTCATGTTCTGGCTCCTTCGTTACGCAATGTTGAACCCTGGTTGACGGGCGCCGCGCATGAGGCGCAGAGCACCCGCGGTAGTATGGAGCGCTTGAGAGGGTGTCGCCCTTCCCAATCCTCCTCTACCTTCCGGTCGCGCGACGTGGCGTTCTGGTTCTCGGAAAGCTGTGCGCTCCTGGAACCGTTCCGTGCTTCGCGCTTCGTGGCGCGCTATTTATTATATGTATCAGGTGCAACGAACGGTCATTCATACGCCTCCGTTGCAGAGCTTACCCAACCTGAGGCAAGTCCCGAACTCCGGGCGGAGGTTCGGTGATTCTGGCAGCGTCGCCAGGATCACCGAACCTCCCCTGTGAGACGGCGCGCCGCTCCACGCCCATTGCTGGAGACGGACATTCCGGAAGTCCCGTGCCAGTCCGAGCGAGGGCGAGCAACCTGGGTTCTATCGTACCGGGGGAAGACAGGCGCCTGCCACGCGCGTGGCAGGCGCGATGGCAAAACGGACGGAGTTCAGGGTCAATGTTGCAGACGTTCGACGCGCGCGCGCTCGGCTTCGGAGAAGCCAAGGGTCTCGGCGACAATGTACAGCGGGCGCCCTTTCACTTCGTCGTAGATCCGCCCCACATACTCGCCAATGATGCCGAGGGAGATAAGCTGCACCGCGCCGATGAACAGCACGCTGGCCAGCGTCGAAGCCTGACCGTAGAAGGCCGCGTCCTGGGGCGTGGCGCTGCCGAGACGCATGACAAACACCACCAGGATGAAGATCAGGCTCATGGCAGCCACGATAAAGCCCATATAGGTGGCCAGTTGCAACGGCAGGTAGGAAAAGCTGGTAATGCCATCCAGGGCGAACTTGAGCATCTTGCGGAATGGGTATTTGGTGCTGCCGGCTTTGCGCGCATGGCGCCTATAGCTGACCCCCGTGCTGCGGAAGCCGACCCACACCGACAGCCCGCGCATAAAGCGATGATGCTCGCGGATGCGGTTCAACGCATCCACCACCTTGCGGTCCATCAGGCGAAAGTCGCCCGCGTCAACCGGCAGTTCGACGTTGGTAATTCTGGCAATTAGACGGTAGAAGGCCGAGGCGGTCGCACGCTTGAACCATGTCTCGCCCTCGCGTTCCTCGCGCACGGCGTAGACCACTTCGTAGCCCTCGCGCCACCTGGCGATCAACTCGGGGATGACCTCCGGCGGGTCCTGGAGGTCCGAGTCAATTACGATCACCGCGCGGCCCTGGGCGTAATCCGTTCCGGCCGTAATGGCGAGTTGATGGCCGAAATTGCGCGAGAAGTTGATCACCCGGACGCGCGGGTCACGCTCGTGGATCGCCCGCAGGATCACCCCTGTGCGGTCACGGCTCCCATCGTTGACCAGCACCAGTTCAAACGGCTCGCCGAGGGGTTCGAGGGCGGCGATGGTGCGCTGGCAAAACTCTTCAATCAGCGCCTCTTCGTTAAACACCGGGGCCACCACCGAGAAGGTGGGCGGGCCAGGCTCCGTCACAAGCTGGGGTTCGGGGGCCATTTCGGCGACCAATGCCATAACAGTCTTTCCTCCAACCTGAAGTGGAACAAGATTTCGCGGCGCGACCTTATTTCGTACTCGTGAAAGGGCAGAGGGCTGCGCCCCCACACCTCGTGTGCGGCGAAGCCGCCCGGCGCCTCCGATGCCCCCTCAGCGGCGGGCGATGGCGAGCGGCCGCAGTTCGTCCCAGTTGGGACCGCTTTCGACTTCCACCGCGAGAGGCACTTCAAGCGCGTACACCTGTTCCATTACCTCGGCCACGAGATGCGCGGCGGTCTCTACTTCTCCTTCGGGGGCTTCGAGGATCAGTTCGTCGTGCACCTGGAGCAAGAGGCGGGTCGCCAACCCGCGCTCTTGCAGTTGCCGGTGGACGTTGATCATAGCGATCTTCATCAGGTCGGCAGCGGTGCCCTGGATAGGGGCGTTGATGGCCTCACGCATGGCTGCCTGGGCGCGGGGGCCTTTCGCCTCGCGCATCAATTCAGGGAAATGGCGCCGGCGGCCAAACAGGGTGCTCACATAGCCGGTGCGGCGGGCGTGTTCCAGGGTCGCGTCAATATAGGCGCGTATCCCCGGAAAACTGGCGAACACTCCGTCAATCAGCGTCTGGGCCTCGGCGCGTTCGATCCCCAGGCGCTGGGCCAGGCCAAAGGCGCTGATCCCGTAGATAATGCCAAAGACCACCGTCTTGGCGATCCGGCGCTGGTTTTTATCCACCCGGTCTTGCGGGACGCCGAAGAGGAAAGCGGCGGTGGCAGCGTGGATGTCGCGTCCGGCGCGAAAGGTTTCGAGCAGGGCCGGATCGCGGGTGATGTGGGCCAGCACGCGCAGTTCGATCTGCGAATAATCGGCGGCAATGAACCGGTGGCCGGGCGCGGCCACGAAACCGCGGCGGATCTCGCGGCCCTCCTCGGTGCGCACAGGGATGTTCTGCAGGTTCGGCGAATCGGAGGAGAGGCGGCCGGTGGCCGTGCCGATCTGGTTATACGAGGTATGGATGCGCCCGGTGCGCGGGTTGACCAGGGCCGGCAGGGCGTCAACGTAGGTGCTCTTCAGCTTCGTCAGTTGGCGATAGCGTAGAATGCTCTCGGCGATAGGCGCCAGGGGCGCAAGCTGCTCCAGCACCTCGGCGGTGATCGAGTAGCCGCCTGTCTTCAGGCGGCTCAGACCGAGGGCCTTCGGGTCGAGCCCGAACTTGCCGCTCTCGAAGAGCACCTGGTTGAGTTGCTGCCCCGAGTTGATATTGAACCGCTCGCCGGCCTGGGCGTAGATCTCCTCTTCCAGCGCCGCGATGCGCGCCTCCAACCTGGCGGCCAACTGGCGCATGTAGTCCACGTCGAGTAAAATACCGGCCCGTTCCATATCGGCCAGGACGGGGATCAGGGGCAACTCGAGGCGGGTGAAGAGTTCGCCAAGGCGGTCGTAGCGCGCCAGCTCCGCCTCCAGCACCGCCTTGAGCCGCAGGGTGAGATCGGCGTCGGCGGCGGCATAGGGGGCGGCCCGTTCCACCGGCACCTCGGCGAAGCTGCGCTGATCGCGCCCCCGGCCAATCAATTCCTCGATTGAGGTGGGCGGTTCGGGGAGGCGCAACTCGAAAAAGGCCAGTTCCTTCAGCCCGACGCGCTGCTTGCCGAGCAGCGCTGCCGCGATCATGGTGTCGAAGGCCAGCCCGCGCACCGCGATCCCTTCCGTCATTAGCATCTCAAGGTCGAACTTGGCGTTGTGGGCGTACTTGGCCCTGGCGGGATCTTCAAAGAACGGGCGCAGGGCCGCGAGCACCTGCGCGCGAGGCAACTGCGGGCCGCTGTGATGGCCGACAGGAACATACACCGCCGCGCCGGGCGCGATGGCGAGCGAAATGCCCACCAGTTCGCCATCGAAGGGCCGCAGGCCGGTGGCCTCGGTGTCGAAGGCGAACGCCGGCGCGGCGGTGAGGCGCGTCACCAGGTCGGCCAGGTCGGCCTCGGTGGCGATCAGCCGGTAATCGCCAGAACTGACCGGGGCCGGGGCGGTGGCCAGCGCGGGCCGTTCGGTTTCAAAGAGCGCTAACTGCTCCACACCGCCATGCTCCGCCGGCCCAGGCGACAGCGTCGCGGGCAGCGTCGCAGAGAACATGTCTTGCTGGACGACCGCCGGCTCGTCGGCGCCGTTGGCGGCGGGCGCCGCAAGCGCGGCGGCCGGCCCCGAGGACGGCGGCAACTTCTTAATCAGACCGGAACTGGCGCCGATTTCCAGCTCCTGAAACAGGCGTATCACCGCTGCGCGGTCGTAGTCGTGCACCGCCGCCGCCTTCAGGTCGAGCGTCACCGGCGCGTCACAAACAATCGTCGCCAGGCGCTTACTGAACTCGGCCACCTCGCGCTGGCCCTCCAGCACCTTCTTGTAGCGATTCGGCGCTTCGTCGAGATGGTCGAAGAGGTTCTCAATCGAGCCAAACTGCTTGAGCAGAGTGATGGCGCCCTTCTCGCCGATGCCCCTGACGCCGGGAATGTTG
This genomic stretch from Chloroflexaceae bacterium harbors:
- a CDS encoding DUF2203 domain-containing protein, producing MSPEERIAELERLNAWLQEQLERQRQMNSELRRAVADLARTFQESLAAAYEAGERGDIEAVRRITRANQANWQQYLQRIVAAASKPPPVAGEPSE
- a CDS encoding DUF3352 domain-containing protein; translation: MPAASTVTPPAPRERGLGYALAGGLAITAIAVVIGGLLFGWLLLATRGPSAPELLPGDVQLYAATTPNIGGVVEVAQLRSVLQDGLGVPEPAALIAPIETLLGVSVREHIAPWLGSEVAVAVRGADPARLRGADPGASLLEHAEVLFLFASKNDPQALAFLERHRAAREARGETIAALERQGATIYYAEGGASRPIAVFALIHHYVVFSNSLTAVEHLAVAGGESTATLAHNPAFTRFQARREAAGAIYTDGSPAAEAVRAALRDVLMGLA
- a CDS encoding SPFH domain-containing protein — encoded protein: MSAKQGGARGSRAWTGLVGVLLLILIVAGLGLSTMKFAQINEGERGIIVTQGRVEGIQEPGIFFRPFAPFTTIEVVNVRRQTRTISQNVASSDKQLYDIDIQVDYSRLTSPDALRASYGEIGVLDEQLIVPLDGYINDALKSASTQFTLDQALSDRGGFAARIRQFLTTGEAGRRSPSEQLYIQIYDVKVLDIKVGEEYARLLAEKANLEVQIETEQKRREQIEAQQANNLFQAEQEAQVALTRERGKTAAALEAANREAQVRAIEGRYWRENPELFELRKRELMVQMLDNGNIWFIDPNTDLTLLLNQMGETSTVVTPPARPDAQPSPSAP
- a CDS encoding phosphotransferase, which translates into the protein MPTRALPVRYEYHVAVIHPQDDRLLLLPGVEGWRLPYFAQGERRVWQDVAPVNQGLREVLGLSATTLRCLAIDYQREAEVVSKLYAAVPRDPSWRPPPGGRWVAREEIGILPLEVEGHRRPLTEWFTWYAGAPRQRAPWYLPGWHEAATRWAAAQLTSAGMPPTGPAEQLRSWQRSAILRLPTGEGPVYLKAVPPIFAHEPALTAALAAADPDRFPRPVAVDPARGWLLMRELRGPTLDTRCDDVELWERALAGFAEVQIASAARLPVLRAAGVPERPLATLAARLAPLLADPAAAMPASPAGLSADERRRLHGLAARLEALTARLAAYGLPATLEHGDFWAGQVVVTGAGFAFLDWSDSSISHPFFSPLLFLVEIEDFFPRLPGVRERLRDAYLRPWAAAFPDRDLVAAFELAQPLAALHHASTYYGVVLPNIELKWEMELMLPFYLKMALRLAEPLLGEG
- the dnaG gene encoding DNA primase, which translates into the protein MNQIDDVRNRTDIVELITSMGVGLRRTGRSYVGFCPFHPNTRTPAFTVYPETQSFYCFGCHASGTVFDFVMRKQGLDFRGALELLAARAGVTLAPRSDSARQEDARRARLLELNALAARVFNHILLATRRGEPGRAYLEQRQVNAEMVDAFQLGYAPDERRFLLEYLTEKKGYTPEEVEAAGLAVRHESGRFYDRFRSRLIFPIRNAKGETVGFGGRIIGDGQPKYLNSPETPVFKKGELLYGLDLAREAIRTEDRTIVVEGYFDVISAHQHGFRNVVAPLGTALTRGHVALLKRLSHNVLLALDADAAGQRATLKGLDALRESAEADGRMVATAQGIVRLESDVALRIIRMPEGRDPDEVIRADPKLWQRLVAEAAPVMEFYLSAYTAGLDLSRPEEQRLALDRLLPLVAELDATQQRVYLSRLEQVIGVRAELILDLLRGNPAARRPVLREGKGRSRLDEKRPAAPPPPDEAPHPAGDGAAPAASPHPALDARRATEAYLLALALYHPSVDAAVEAYLEAGLARHPSMRGLFGGGLEDLLEEPLHRELWRHFTTLPPAWRPATPEEVQAWAEGQDEPFRETALRLLAVAGQRPQTLRYRHEAEACARKLRLGQIEARISRLKEREQAIEDAEEFEHIARMQASLALYRATVQRPRRSSTFPDARDTLGEE
- the polA gene encoding DNA polymerase I, whose protein sequence is MSQPRRLALIDGHALAFRAFHALKDADLRSSRGEPTYAVFGFAQMLLTMLQEQQPEYVAVAFDVGRTFRDELYAEYKAGRAETPEEFEPQLERIKQLVRALNIPIYTAEGYEADDVIGALARQATAQGLETLILTGDTDTLQLVDEHVRVILANPYGARTTTTLYDLAKVRERYDGLLPAQLADLRGLKGDASDNIPGVRGIGEKGAITLLKQFGSIENLFDHLDEAPNRYKKVLEGQREVAEFSKRLATIVCDAPVTLDLKAAAVHDYDRAAVIRLFQELEIGASSGLIKKLPPSSGPAAALAAPAANGADEPAVVQQDMFSATLPATLSPGPAEHGGVEQLALFETERPALATAPAPVSSGDYRLIATEADLADLVTRLTAAPAFAFDTEATGLRPFDGELVGISLAIAPGAAVYVPVGHHSGPQLPRAQVLAALRPFFEDPARAKYAHNAKFDLEMLMTEGIAVRGLAFDTMIAAALLGKQRVGLKELAFFELRLPEPPTSIEELIGRGRDQRSFAEVPVERAAPYAAADADLTLRLKAVLEAELARYDRLGELFTRLELPLIPVLADMERAGILLDVDYMRQLAARLEARIAALEEEIYAQAGERFNINSGQQLNQVLFESGKFGLDPKALGLSRLKTGGYSITAEVLEQLAPLAPIAESILRYRQLTKLKSTYVDALPALVNPRTGRIHTSYNQIGTATGRLSSDSPNLQNIPVRTEEGREIRRGFVAAPGHRFIAADYSQIELRVLAHITRDPALLETFRAGRDIHAATAAFLFGVPQDRVDKNQRRIAKTVVFGIIYGISAFGLAQRLGIERAEAQTLIDGVFASFPGIRAYIDATLEHARRTGYVSTLFGRRRHFPELMREAKGPRAQAAMREAINAPIQGTAADLMKIAMINVHRQLQERGLATRLLLQVHDELILEAPEGEVETAAHLVAEVMEQVYALEVPLAVEVESGPNWDELRPLAIARR
- a CDS encoding glycosyltransferase family 2 protein translates to MAPEPQLVTEPGPPTFSVVAPVFNEEALIEEFCQRTIAALEPLGEPFELVLVNDGSRDRTGVILRAIHERDPRVRVINFSRNFGHQLAITAGTDYAQGRAVIVIDSDLQDPPEVIPELIARWREGYEVVYAVREEREGETWFKRATASAFYRLIARITNVELPVDAGDFRLMDRKVVDALNRIREHHRFMRGLSVWVGFRSTGVSYRRHARKAGSTKYPFRKMLKFALDGITSFSYLPLQLATYMGFIVAAMSLIFILVVFVMRLGSATPQDAAFYGQASTLASVLFIGAVQLISLGIIGEYVGRIYDEVKGRPLYIVAETLGFSEAERARVERLQH